The sequence below is a genomic window from Ipomoea triloba cultivar NCNSP0323 chromosome 10, ASM357664v1.
TAACTATAAGAAGAATTTGGGAAACTACAACAACTCGAAGAACGCATTCAATGAAGGTGATGAGCAGTCAAACAAGAATCAGAAGAATGATAGGCGAAGGAAAGCTTTAGCTGTTGAAGAAAAGTCAGGAGATAAGAACGACGAGTCATGCACATCTAGCTCCAGCTCAGAGAGTGACAGTTCGGAGGATGAGAAAGGACTACTGTGTCTCTTTAGTCAAGAGGACTCTGATGAAGAGCTATGCCTTAtggcagaagaagaagaggtaacTTCACAGAACCACTCTTCTAATTATAGCTCCGAATCAACATATCATGAAAACCCTAGGGAAGCAttcgaaagaatgatgaagagtTTTGATGATATTGAGGATTCACACTTCAAGCTCAAAGAAGAGAATGTCAAGCTATTggcagaaagacaagatctcgaggacTTAAAGTCCAAAAATGCCGAGATGCTTGAATCTATAAGCCAGCTTGAGAAGCAAGTTCATCTTCTTGAGGAACAGTGTAAAGAAAAAGATAATAGAGAGCAAAATTTGCGTGCAGTGCTTGCGACATTTACAAAGTCATCCAGattaatggatcgaatggtagatgatcaaagaccatcagGGTGTAGAACCGGACTCGGTTATAGCTCCAGctctgtgacaccccaacttttcacaagctgagatagctaaaacttaacacaaaagctgcccatctcaaccataaaacataacatagcggaagcgaattaaaacctaaggggtatcatgccacatctaggtaagaaaacacggcctagatgcacaggctaatcataagCTGAACCAACTGTATAAACATAATCCTCAAGCATATCCCAAAACATCCaagaatctaaacaagagtatagaatctcatattggcgcacaggcccaaaacataagtctaaaacataataaactagtctaagccgcctcatacggatatatctctatcgcgctcacgcttagacttattgcatacctggaaaacatacaagaaaccattagcaaaagactgctaagcaaccaccattcacacccgcaaggaagtatagatatatataagtttgtaaataggtttacacacccatatagaatatacacaccaacaaactattctttaattaaaaatcggatactcaacaatgataaaCTGAAAGAATCGTAAACCAAGACTCCTCCAAATGAAACCAATATTCAATAACGAATGTATAAGACAACAAGTCCATAGCCAAGATACCAATCGAATCATAATTCCAATAGAATGATCACaaaggaaccaaccaaaccGTAACATAACGAGgaacaacaagatatcaactgAGATACAACTTAACTGAATAATCACAAGGAACTCACGAATACATaataccaagaaagaactcccaagtccaacctccaaaccaccATACCAACCCTCATGCCAAACACCAACCCAAAAGTTAGTTCACAGGGGTAgaaacccaatcacagaggccATAAATGCCCAATCACAAGGGTATAATCACAGGGACccaagtccaatcacaggggtagaaacccaatcacaggggccaTAAATGCCCAAACACAGGGgtataaacccaatcacagggaccaaagtccaatcacaagggtataaacccaatcacagggacagaagtccaatcacaggggtaacaacccaatcacagggaccaaCGTCCAATCACAGAGGCGTACAAGCCCAAACATAGCAATAATAGTACAGTTAGTTCACCCATCAACCACCAAAGGATACTCACTGATCAACCACTCCATACTCATACTCAAACTCAGCCCAAGAACCatcactcagagtgttcatctcagatatgaacacaaaccaactcccagatagtacaatcaaggattcaaccaacccaATAATAGGCTCATATAATGGACTAAGaggtatgaataaatactccagaaACATGGTAAAATATCCCATAGAATACTCCAACAAAATCCAGAACAAAAGAGGAAACAAACAGACAACTGATCACAGAACACTCATTGGAAACAGAATTCCAGGAGAACTAGCGGAACTCCCAAACGGAGCACTGCCCTCCGCCACACACCTCCGCAAGAAGGACACGGATCCCCTCAACGGATCACTCCCCTCCGCCAACCACTACCGCTTTGCTCTTGCGGAAGACTCTAGCGGGTTACATTATGCCGCTAGGGTGCACCGGAAGAACAAAACCCATACACCATTCCCAGACTCTGCTCAGAATGCGAATGTTTATTCCAGAATACGAAAATGAGATCAGATTACACAAATTGCATCTACCAAAGGCCAAATGAACATGGAATCCAAACCAACAAATGCtcataaacatcaatatgcaaaggatcaagaacacaagttcataaatccatcaaCCACGATTTCATAGACAACAACAAGGCTAATATTCAAGAAATTTCAAgattccaacacaccaaatcatatcatatagattgagagtgtaaaaatatattttgatggacatagtggttacctcttgaagcactcttcacccaagaactcttaCACCTTTCCACTAAgcttcaccttcaccttgatcatctttttcccaaaagatccccaaaagaaaaacataagaacttgcataaagattatgaaaactacATGATGCAATGAACATTCCTAGATATATACACTTACCCAAGCTCCAACaaccctaaaagagcaatcttgacttgaatacttgaagatgaaatgaaggtCAATCTTTGAAGGGGAAAgggatgaaaatggcgtgagtGTAGTggtagggaagagagagagtgaaaaccTCTAGAAGAgttaagtcttgaatatatatcataatacatatatacatatatgtatatattagggtggaagatctcaataaggaatgggctccattatatatatatgtatagcaATATTATGTACAAGATTAATTTATTGGGCCAAGgaattcatctcttaaataaataaatacttagaATAagagaaagcccataatattaaggattaaatgtcttagagacaatatatgtatatatatatatagaattgggTCATTGTAAGAATACTCTTACacataagaattgtaaggatccaaattagaataaatcccttacaagaataaattcaagaattgggctcttgattaaaATAACGAATTTGGGTtccaagaaatatatatatacatgtatctaTATACGAAATTGGAAGAACTAgcccaattaaaataattaaatttcccaaaagaatttacggggtgttacactctaccccccttaataggagtttcgtccccgaagctcatggctcacgggaacttgaaacggaACGATTCAAGGAAACAAGGCATTGATCGAAGGTTAAAGAGaaggattgctcaaccaaaCTTAAACTTAAGAACATACTATACCTCTAACTCCTAAACctctaacttacccaacccaagcAAGAGAATACACAACCTAAAAGAACTCTACCTAAAGCTTAAACTTGCATACCTTGACCACACAACGCTGGAACTGCTTCCTCATCATATCCTCCATATCCTAGGTCGCTCTTTTGGCCACGCGGTTGGATGTGGCCTTCACGGACTTCATTGCTTACCGGTGCGCTTCTCCTAACTGGGGTCACCGCATTAGCATTTTGgtaggcttaataataataattataataataatagtagggGAATTtaggtctttatacacattattccttaccattctaaaccctaaaccctaaacaatagaatttattttcccagcgacttcttttccaccaaccaaacaacagaatttaccttcctggtaactacttttccacggaatttcacttccacttcccttcaaatattttccgcgaaccaaacgaaaCCTAAGGGACTATTCATAATAGAAAAATAGTAAAGATACCACCATTTTTTAAAGAGTAATTCAACATGTATTCTTATTTtctattccatttttattcataataatatGCCATGCTTTGATTGCTTAATAGAAGGTGTGTGCCGTGActtttattcattaaaaaaataaaattgaacacttGGTGAGAGTAATTTGCCGTGGCCAGGAGCGCGTTCGATTATGTCTACAAGACGACAACCATGCTTCAGCAATCAGCAGTCAGCACACTCGACTTGAGTGGGAGAAGCAATCTTGCAGTGTAGTGAGAGGAACACACATTCGAGAAATAGAGCGAAAATGAGGAGGAGATTCGGCGGCTATGCTGCTTCaattcttcttctacttcttccGGTTTTAACATTATTAGGTAATCAAATCCCCTATAATTTTCCTTTTTCGTTTCTATGAAATTCTGAGCTCGCTCCATCAATCCTACTTTCTTTGTTTGATAGGCACGGCGGCGGAAAGTGAATTTTCGGCGGCGGCGGAAATCATATCGAGATTCCAGGCATACCACAGAATCGACACCGCCCAACCCGAGCCAAGGTACGGAGAAGCGGCAGATTTCATAATCTCTCAGGCGAAATCCCTATCCCTGGAAACTGATTTCATAATCTCTCAGGCGAAATCCCTATCCCTGGAAACTCAGATCATAATCTCTCAGGCGAAATCCCTATCCCTGGAAACTCAGATTGTAGAATTCGAGGCGAAATCCCTATCCCTGGAAACTCAGATTGTAGAATTCGTGAAGGGGAAGCCTGTGGTTATCCTCAAGATTGTAGAATTCGTGAAGGGGAAGCCTGTGGTTATCCTCAAGTGGCCTGGCATCGTGAAGGGGAAGCCTGTGGTTATCCTCAAGTGGCCTGGCAAGGATTCCTCCCTCCCCACTATCCTCCTCAATTCCCACACCGACGTCGTCCCTTCTGAGCCTCACAAGTGGTCGCACCCGCCTTTTGGCGCCCAAATCGATCGCGCCACCGGTAACATCTACGCCAGGGGCTCCCAGGACATGAAATGCGTCGGCCTCCAGTACTTGGAAGCGATTCGCAGCCTCAAGGCTTCTGGATTCCAGCCTATCCGCACCGTCTACCTCTCCTTCGTCCCCGATGAGGAAATCGGTGGCCACGACGGCGCTGAGAGCTTTGCACATTCTGATATCTTTTCGAAGATGAACGTCGGGATTGTGCTCGACGAGGGGTTGGCTTCCCCCACGGATAACTACCGCGCCTTCTACGGTGAGAGGTCCCCTTGGTGGTTAATTATCAAGGCAGTTGGGGCCCCTGGACACGGTGCCAAGCTCTATGATAATTCTGCCATGGAGAATCTTTTTACGAGTATTGAAAGTATAAGGAGGTTCAGGGCTGCTCAGTTTGACTTAGTCAAGGCTGGCCTCAAGGCTGAAGGAGAAGTCATTTCTGTTAATATGGTGTCTTTGAAAGCTGGCACCCCTTCCCCCACGGTATTTGCTCTTTGCTTAACCCCCAACAACCTCAAATTTCGTTTAGAGCTCTATTTATATATTGCTATTTGCTAGGCACTGCAAATCTGCAATAGGCAAGGCATACTTTTTCTTGTATCTGTTTATCTACTACTACTGAATGGTGGTTGGTGTCTGGTTGTACATTTGCAATgcatattaagggtgtgtttgctTCATGTTGTACATTTGCAATgcatattaagggtgtgtttgctTCATGGGGTTAGACACTAGGGATGAGAATGAAAgtttgtttggttgacaacctTTTAAAGTACAAGTGTGTTTGCTTCATGGGGTTTGACAACCTTTTAAAGTACAAGTGTGTTTGCTTCATGGGGTTAGACACTGCGAATAAATCATAAACAATGTttgattgacaactttttaaaacacaggtataggatttgattacccctataattacaaaatctattacctaatttaaatcaGGTATCATTCCATTAATTCAGCTTTATCCCTCCTCATTTCTTTGCCTCTCACTCATCTCTCCTCACTTCATTGACTTCTTTGCTGCATTGCCTACTCACTTCATTGCCACTCTTAAGGTCAATTGCCCTGATTTTtcgtttttgtatttttaaaaactttattccGATTAtcgggtcatacataaccaaacattaatattggtaatcattttaATTCCATCGTACTACcaaccaagtatttgattcctattCCCATTCCGGTTCCCATgttcgaaccaaacacaccctaaaatttGTATGGAAGATGACCACATCGACCCTCTTCCTTCTTCTGCTGATTTCGTGATTCAAACTAATCCTGTTTCAATTTTATgtgtttctttttaattttattggatGGTCTCATCTACCTGGAAGTGGATTCACCAATTGACCTGATTTGCATCTGCAATGCTGAAACTCATCTTTAGTTCATTGGTTCATACTTTAATTGTTGTAGCTTAAATGATGATTAAGATATAATGAGTAGTGGTTACCATAGATTTGATTAGCCATATATTTGATATCATCATATTTGTTACTGATTTTGTGGATTCTTTTCATCTTCTCAGGGCTTTGTCATGAACTTGCAGCCGTCTGAAGCAGAAGCAGGCTTTGATATTCGAGTTCCACAAACGGAGGGCATGACATTTTCTGGTGAAATACCATACTTCATGTAAAGTCAGAGAGTCAGAGACACCTACAAGTAATTGAACCGTCCTAGACAGCACAATGTTTCACGAATGCCATGATCAAATACTTCTTGACTGCCTTCCATGCATAGTCCTCTGTGGCATAGAATGATCTCCATTTCAAAACATCTAATCTTGTGAAACATTGGATTGGGGCTACTTAAATTACCATGGCAATGAAAACGAGAAATTGAGCAACATCTTGTAAGCattaatacatttaaaaaaaaacaaaaaaaaaaaacacacacacacacacacataaaaaatactatattcTTCAAAAGGCCATGACAGAACCAGGTTTCATGTTCCCTCATTCTCCTCAATAATAAATACTCTGTAAATAAGAGCAAAATACACATGAAATTCAAAACTAAGATTACCTAGAACACAACTAGTCGATTACC
It includes:
- the LOC116033166 gene encoding uncharacterized protein LOC116033166, with the translated sequence MSAKDIWDVLMLIGDGDEQEKENKLTIAMKKFEDFKLNPKESITDMEARFIKLLMEINDLDEKKLSQKETNLKILRGLPKSWEMKVVAMRDHRDLKTTRTTQIFSDLKAYEFEKETLNDEEPETRNIALVANQQPSSSTPRKFKRFMRKNQSYDNSDKTTRTKYQSHDKASGFKTHEKEEMQMLCYNCRKPGHFKAECLYPIVKKHQDEHNYKKNLGNYNNSKNAFNEGDEQSNKNQKNDRRRKALAVEEKSGDKNDESCTSSSSSESDSSEDEKGLLCLFSQEDSDEELCLMAEEEEVTSQNHSSNYSSESTYHENPREAFERMMKSFDDIEDSHFKLKEENVKLLAERQDLEDLKSKNAEMLESISQLEKQVHLLEEQCKEKDNREQNLRAVLATFTKSSRLMDRMNKRGNKQTTDHRTLIGNRIPGELAELPNGALPSATHLRKKDTDPLNGSLPSANHYRFALAEDSSGLHYAARVHRKNKTHTPFPDSAQNANVYSRIRK